The nucleotide sequence TGATGGTGTCGTCGAGCCGGCCGAGCTCGTCCAGGGCGGCCGTCAGCCGGCCCATCTCGGTGTCGAGTGCCGTGATCGCGGCGAGGTAGTCCGCGTAGATGTCCTCGATGTCGGGGATGGTCGTGTCGGTGTTGGCCGGCAGCGTCGGTCGGTGCTCGCGGTAGTGCGCGCGGAACTCCTCCGGCACCTGGTCGTACGGGTCGTGCGGCGGTCCCCACGTCAGCACGAGGCAGAACGGGTCGTCTGCCGGCAGTGTGTTCAGGAAGTCGACGGCCAGGTCGGTCTGCACGACGGGTTCGTAGCCCTCGGCGGTGACGAGCTCGTCGGTGTCGCGGTAGTAGCGCGGGTTGAAGTAGTCGTGGTGGCAGTTGTACGCGGCCCAGAAGTCGAACCCGTGGCGTCGCGGGCCCGGTGGCGTGAACTTCGACCGCGGCATGCCGTCCAGGTGCCACTTGCCGATGTAGCCGGTGTGGTAGCCGGCGTCGCGCAGCGGCTGCGCGAAGAACGGCACGTCGTCGGGGATCGGGAGGTCGTTGTCGATCACCCGGTGCTGCATCGAGTAGCGGCCGGAGAAGATCGTCGCCCGGCTCGGGCAGCACACCGGTGCGTTCGCGTAGCAGCGCTCGGCGACGACGCCGCGGGCCGCGAGGGCGTCGATATGTGGCGTTGCCACCGATTCGTTGCCCGTGCAGTGCAGATCCCGACCACGCAGCTGGTCGGCGATCAACAACAGGACGCTGGGTCGGCGGGATGTGTTGGTCATGCCCGATGCACCTCACGGTCCGGGGAGTTGCGAACGGATGCCTTGACAACCTGTC is from Streptosporangiales bacterium and encodes:
- a CDS encoding sulfatase-like hydrolase/transferase; translated protein: MTNTSRRPSVLLLIADQLRGRDLHCTGNESVATPHIDALAARGVVAERCYANAPVCCPSRATIFSGRYSMQHRVIDNDLPIPDDVPFFAQPLRDAGYHTGYIGKWHLDGMPRSKFTPPGPRRHGFDFWAAYNCHHDYFNPRYYRDTDELVTAEGYEPVVQTDLAVDFLNTLPADDPFCLVLTWGPPHDPYDQVPEEFRAHYREHRPTLPANTDTTIPDIEDIYADYLAAITALDTEMGRLTAALDELGRLDDTIIVVTSDHGDMLGAGGWTKKQLPCEEAVHVPFVVSWPSGLPAGERRDGLLSTVDVAATLLDLTGVPAGFATDGTGRADLLRDGAPGAEEVYLEGLTRFDESVAAGKPEWRGIRTTRWTYAEAVGRLPWLLFDNDADPLQERNLVADPGHADVRSDLAARIEEHLHRTGDPFVPTASMVELLGLTELWEIREREMGAIP